The genomic interval ctcctctttatttcAGATGGTGTCGTGATCATTGAGAGTCCTGCActtcctgtgatggagggagataAAGTGACACTTCGCTGTTCCTACAAGGAAGAAGACCATCCAAAATCTACATCAGACTTCTCTGCTCACTTCTACAGGAATTATTCTTTCATCAGCACTGAGGCTGCAGGAACAATGATCCTATCACCAGTGTCCAAGTCTGCACATGAAGGTTTCTACCACTGTGTACACCCCACAAAGGGAATGTCACCGCGGAGCTGGTTGGCAGTGAGAGGTGAGATAATGCTCTGTGTTGTATGTAGTTAGTTGTGTGGGACTGAGATCATAGCTTCCATCGAGGACACTGAGACCATGTCTTTGGTATTTTTTCTGGAAATCTGGGGTCTGTAAATTGAAAATACTTTGATCATCCACAATATTAAATGTTCTGCTGTGAAACCCTTgttccttcattcatctggatgttacttgcaccacccacctaaacattgttgtagaccaaccACATCCTtatagcaacagcaaaaaactgaaatatcttgagGAACAAGGCAAAGAGCCCAATGTATTGACCTGACCTTCAAAACTCCCCACATCCTAGTCCCAGCTCTGACCTGTCACAGCTTAGACATGAGGCCTGTGGGGGAGTCTGGGGCGTGTCTGGCACTGAGACAttagcagcagatcctttgggtcctgtgtGGTTGCATGGTGGGGCcccatggatctgacttgttctgaATTATCCCACAGATACTGGGTCAGATTGGGATGAGGGGAGTTTGgagaccaggtcaacaccttagcctctttgtgttttctgggAAGGCTTTGTGGTAAGGTTTAAGCACTGGGGGAGGCTCTTGCTGTTAGAGACTTGGTGGATTGTTACCCTACCTTGACATCATGTGAGTTGTTAGGGTCAAATGGGGGATGACTCGCCTGGGTAAGAATCTCGTGTGAACCGAGTTGTAGGCGGCTGATACGATCCACCAACCGGTCACATCTGGGCTCATGTGACGCTAACAACTCACATAACGACAGGGTGGATTATCGACTTTCAGGACCAGCTCCAAGAGTTTGAATACCCCAAACTCCCTAACCACTTTTTATAAGTGAGGAAGCCTTTCGGATGAttgccttcaactttagcacttaagactaccatgacctggacaACGTACACAgagagggatttttttcttttttctactttATATTTGAATCAAACCTGACTGaaaactgttgttttctcctcagccACAGACAAAGTTCAGCCCATAAGTGTTTCTACCaccacctctcctcctgtcaTGACTGTGCCCAGGGTGGTGTGTACCACCCTGGTGCTTTTCCTCTACACTGTCATCATGATAGTGTGTATCTACATGTACCGAAAGTGGGCCCGAGGTAAGAGCACCTCTGAGAATGCTAATATTAGTAGACTATATTCATCTCAGTATTGATAATGTAATGGGAGAAGGATCTCTACCAAATATCAAAACTGCTCAAAACTTTAAGTAGATTTCACAAATATTCTCTCTTGTTGTGTGTTGCGTTGCTAAATGATCTAAAAATACAACCTGGCTGGTGTTATATGAAGTGCAGGAATCAGTATGCTGCATAATGTTGGTTTGATGATGCAGGACTGAGGATACATCAGGACAGCAAGGAGAGGAGTTCTTATATTTTGTCTAATGCTGcttattttgaataaaattCCTGTAGAAAAACATGGTTATTAACTTGAATTATTGCTTCACTTCAAACTTGCAGCTCGAGCTGATGCTAAAAAGAGAGCTTCTGATTGTCTCGTAGAgtgagggaaggaaggaaggaagaagaagcaCAAGCTAAGCTGAATAGACGACCAGTTATATGCTGAGCAATATTACTGCAAATAACTcaatattcttatttttattaatcCTGTTTTTGTATTATTCATCATATCATAGCTAGCATaatgtttgcattaaaatgacatcgacatgtttcatttaaaaatctgcatGAACTGAACAGTGTTGTTAAACATCCTGGTTCCTGCATCTGATGAGTTTTATGATTGTGATGATATCAAACTGCCAATAACCTTGATGATGTTTAcattatatttgtattattttatcctaccagtgtttctctgtgctgtacTTGCTGATTTTCAAACTAAGGAATAAATAATACACCTCTGCATTctcagggtttttttgtttagtttttcttggTCCCCTTGTATTAGctatgtgtgagtttgtgtgttagtACTATTGTGGGAGTGTGTCTTTCATATACTGTCTAACTCCCTGTGGAAATTGATGTAGATATTTATCTGATGTATCTCTAAGTAGCTCtattcaaaatgaaaacctcACAGACCTAAAGGTGCGTTTGTTTTAGCTTTAGCATCCCAGACATAGTTCTGTAGGAGGGGACAAACCTTCATCTGGATTATAACAGACAGTGGAGACATCCACCAGCAGTTTTCAGATACAATCTGTTCATTAAAGTCAGAATTTTGTGTCACAAAATGTTTATCGAGGCTGTGACAGAtgttttaaataatatataataatgtttaaaactgtgtgtgataTGATATTTGGAGCAGTTTACCACCTGAGTTACATTCACTATGTAAAACTTCACACCTCATGTTTTACGTCCAGTGTCGACATTTAGTGTTGAGGCAGGAAAGACTGTGATCTCTGAACATGAACTGATTATTAatatctctttgtgtttctaatGTTACGCAGGTTTCTGTTTGTCCcaagtgtttttgtctcttcGACGTCTCTGAATCGAGTGCTCAGTCAGAGCCTAACTTCATCCAGAAAGTTCACTCTGACTCAGCATCTTCAACACAAATGAAATACCAAGACttggccactagatgtcagtggAAACATTTGATCAGGAGCACTTTCTCTGAAGAAGATCATCTCAATTCTAAATGTCTTCTctggtttttgttattttgttttctctcttatttgTCCTTTATCTGCATTAGACCCTAACTTCCAAAAAGAAATAATAGACTGAGTTTGAAGATGAAATATCATGATTTGAGTGAgtcataaatatttttgtgagTCATCCCGGGGCAGTTACTCATCACACTATGACTGAATCTGTGGAAGTGCTGAGGTACCGCCCACCCGTTTTCCACAACAATGTAGTCTAAACCTCGGTCACTTCTGTATGAATGAAAAATCGTCGACAACTGGAAATCGCGGAAATGGGTCACGTGTGTCCACCTTTTACTGTTTACTTGTTTGTACTGTGTACTTGTGTGCGTTGCCATACAACGTCTTGAGATGAAACAAAACGGTGCCGACTCAGAGAGAAAATTGTAAACAACATTCCCATGACGAATGTGGGGTAAGTCACGTGATCATCgtcattatttatttgatatgaaATACAACTTATGAAAAACTCACTTTTAGCGTTCATCGCTGTCTTAAAACTCGTTTACCCTAAACACGTGTATTCAGTGTAAATCCACAGCTCATGTAGAATAACATTTATAGAAAATATGGCGcacaaaatggacaaaaatgttGGATTACGATTTTCGAGTGAAGTAACTGTTGTGATTCCATGGCAACACGGGGGAGACGTCATCACGCAGGAACCTATGACGCGTGAAAAGTTTTAAATAGTTTGAGAGCGGAGGGAGGGCTCGGACTATGCTCGGACAGGAGTTAGGCTATGGAACGAGGAGTAGACCGGGAGTTCATTCACACTTGTTCCCTCTGGACCTTTATCCTCACCTTGGTTCCAATCTTCTCGTCACTCGTTGAGGgtaaacaaattatttattattattattattattgttgttgttgttgttgttgttgttgttatctcGTTAATTTTACTGTTTCCCTTACTTTATGTTGTCACTTTAGTTCAATATTATATTTGTCAAATGCTATTCAGGCAGTGTTACCAGATatttttttagcctttatttgtttccattttgtaaAATCAAGTAAGCCAGAGTAGCTATCATCAGTCCCTGTTTGCTGTGTGCCAATGGATTTCCTGACTACCATCAGTGAATAACTAGGATACTGAAGCAAACTTAAAAACGTGATGATTCTCAGGTTAATTCTGGAGTCATGAGTGAGAAGCGTCTTTTACCGGTCATTTCTAAGTTGGTTTATGGACGTTTATTTGCAAGTGACATGGGAGATACTGGAAGTGAACATCACACAGAATCTAAGAATATGTGTAAACCATAATGAGCACAGACAGGTAGCCAGTttactgctgtttctgttggacaaaatgtttttactgcGTATGTTTTAGGAAAAACTAGCTGGAGAATATCTGCCAGTAAAGTCATGTAGTTTATTCTAAGCCATATTATTCC from Lates calcarifer isolate ASB-BC8 unplaced genomic scaffold, TLL_Latcal_v3 _unitig_1520_quiver_1755, whole genome shotgun sequence carries:
- the LOC108889319 gene encoding low affinity immunoglobulin gamma Fc region receptor II-a; this encodes MAIASVCLMLATLSVTPNRYLFFSYDKISLRCETPANSSSSWTVVRNTTKRTNQPCQYGWAIPGDSSCTIEDTYPSDTGVYWCESKQGECSNTINIEVTDGVVIIESPALPVMEGDKVTLRCSYKEEDHPKSTSDFSAHFYRNYSFISTEAAGTMILSPVSKSAHEGFYHCVHPTKGMSPRSWLAVRATDKVQPISVSTTTSPPVMTVPRVVCTTLVLFLYTVIMIVCIYMYRKWARARADAKKRASDCLVE